The genomic segment TCGTAGCAGGCAACTTTGCCCGCGATGCCGATACCATTGGCGCAGTTGCAGGCGCTATCCTCGGCGCAAAATACGGTGTGGATGCTATCCCTGCACACTGGGTAGAAAAAACACGCTACCCATCGGGAACATGCCTTAACTTTACCAAAGGCATCGATCTTATTAAAATCGGTGAACAATTGGCAGACCTTATCTAGTAAAAACAAAATGATGCAAAAGCACATCCGCAAAGATAAACCGCGGGTGTGTTTTTTTGTTCTTCTTTCCCGCAGATAGAAAAAATGATATAATAGCCTTTATAATGTTCATTTAACGTATCAAATAAAATTGACAAATGTCGGAGGAAATTTGCCATGAATAAAAAAGCACTGGTGGTTATCAGTTTTGGTACAACTTATCCCGATGCAATGGCAGCAATTGAGAAGATTGAACAGCGTTTGCACAATGCAATGCCGGATTATGACCTGTTTCGGGCATTTACTTCGGGTATGGTGATTCGTAAGCTGCAAAAAGCGCAGGGCATTGCAGTAGAAAGCCCCGAACAGCTGCTAATCCGATTGGCTGAGCAAGGTTACGACGAGATTGTGTGCCAGTCCACTCACGTTATCAACGGTGTGGAATACGACAAGATGTGTTACCAAATCAGCGGGCAAGCGCACAAATTTACCAGCGTAAAGCTTGGCAAGCCGTTGTTGAGTGATGTACAGGATTACATCGACTGCTGCGCATTGTTGATGAAAGAGGTGCCTGCACTCGGCAACGATGAAGCTCTGGTTCTAATGGGGCACGGTACCGACCACTTTGCAAACGGGGCATACAGCCAGTTGGAAAACACGTTTCGCTCGTTGGGATACGAGCGTGTTTATGTGGGCACGGTAGAGGGTTTCCCCAACCTTGATTATGTATTGGGGCGCTTGGATAAACACGAAATTAAAAAGGTGGTTCTAATGCCCTTTATGATTGTTGCAGGTGACCATGCGCAAAATGATATGGCGGGGGACGATGAGGATTCTTGGAAGATGATTCTGGAACAAAAAGGGTACCAAACGCAGATACTGTTGCAGGGTTTGGGCAGCTTGGATGGGATTGGCAATCTTTTTGCGGAGCACCTAAAAAAAGCAGAGGAGCTGTAACAAAGAAAAATGAGGAGGCTATTTTATGCCAAAGCTTTATTTTAAATACGGCGCGATGGGCAGCTCAAAATCTGCACAGGCGCTGATGGCAAAATTTAATTATGAAGAAAAGGGCTACAATGTGGGGCTGATGAAGCCTGCTTTGGATAGCCGTGACGGCGCCGATATTGTAAAAAGCCGCATCGGGCTTACGGGCAAAGGGATTGTAATTACACCTAAGATGGATCTGAACGATTGGTTTTTGCACAATAAGCAATATGATGTATTGATTATAGACGAGGCGCAGTTTCTTACAGGCATACAAATTGACCAACTGAAAGAAATAGCCATGAATTCGGTTCCCGTACTGTGTTATGGGCTCAAAACCGATTTTCGTACCCAAATGTTCGAGGGCAGCAAGCGGCTGTTTGAGATTGCAGATTCGCTTACCGAAATCAAATCGGTTTGCAAATGCGGGCGCAAGGCTGAAGTAAACGCGCGCATCAAAGACGGTAAAATAGTCAAAGAGGGCGAGCAAATCGAAATTGGCGGCAACGATAAGTACATCGGTTTGTGCTACCATTGTTGGCAGCAAGGCAAGCTGTAACTGCATATATGTATAAATTGGCAGTTTATCCAAAAACAAATTTCAATTTCATTAAAAAAGCCCTTGACATTTCGTATTGGCAGGGTATAATAAACCCAATCAAAACTGTAAAACTGAATACACCATAAAAACGATGACGGGAAGAGTAAGTCGAAATGGTAGGTACAGAGAGCCGATGTTAGGTGAGAGTTCGGCGCGGATTTTTGACGGAAGAACATCCCCTAGTTGCTAACCGAAAGCATTTGCAAGTAGGCTTAGCCGCGGGCGGCGCGTTACAGCCGATAGGCATCAGCGACAAAGCTTGTGCCGATGAGAGGACCGTATTTACGGTTCATTTGGGTGGTACCACGGAAGATAAAGTCTTTCGTCCCTTGAATAATTTCAAGCGGACGAAGGGCTTTTTTGTTTTGTATTTTACAGAAAAATTTTAACTAGCGAAAGGAGTATTATATTATGAAAAGAACAGGTTATTGCGGATTGTACCGCGAAAAAGACGTAGGAAAGACAGAAACGGTAATGGGTTGGGTACAAACCAAACGTGATATGGGTGGCGTTGTGTTTATCGACCTGCGCGACCGTGAGGGAATTTTGCAAGTAGTGTTTGATATTGCCAACCTTACAGAGGAGGACTTTGCAACAGCAGAAACGCTGAAAAATGAGTCTGTTGTTGCGGTAAGCGGATTGATTCGCTTGCGCGATGAAGAGACCCTCAACCCTAAGCTTGCAACCGGCTTGGTAGAACTGAAAGCAACGCAGGTACAACTGTTAAGTGAGGCACATCCGTTGCCTTTTGCAATTGAAGATCAAACCCCTGTGCGCGAAGAACTGAGGCTGAAATACCGATTTTTAGATATACGGCGCCCGCAAATGCTGCGCAATCTGCGCTTTCGCCATCAGGTGCAAAAAGCGGTTCAAGATTACTTGGACGGCGATGGCTTTCTCGCAGTAGAAACCCCTTTGCTCACCAAGAGTACCCCCGAGGGTGCGCGCGATTACCTTGTGCCCAGCCGTGTACACGAAAGCTGCTTTTATGCGCTGCCTCAATCGCCGCAGATTTTTAAACAGCTGCTGATGGTGGGCGGAGTGGATAAATATTATCAGGTTGCACGCTGTTTTCGCGACGAAGACCTGCGTGCCGACCGCCAGCCGGAGTTTACGCAGGTTGATATGGAGATGTCGTTTGTTGAGCAAGAGGATATTTTGCAGCATTTGGAGCGTTTATTCAAGCACCTGTTTGAGCAAACTCTGGGCATCTGTTTTGACGAGCCGTTTTTGCGTATAACATGGCAGCATGCAATGGATGTTTACGGTACGGATAAACCCGATATCCGCTTTGGGCTGCCCATTGTGGATGTAAGCGACATCGCATCGTCTTGCGGTTTTTCTGTGTTCCGCAATGTGATGGAAGCAGGCGGGGCAGTGCGTGCCATCAATGTAAAAGGCGGTGCTGATTTTACCCGTACGGTTATTGAAGAGCTTACCCAAAAAGCGGTAAGCTACGGCGCAAAGGGTATGGCATGGATCGCAGTGAAACCCGACGGCGAATTGTATTCCATCCTCACCAAATACCTAACCGCTGAAGAGATGGATGCAATCCTCAAGGCGGTAGATGCAAAACCGGGAGATTTTGTTCTCTTCTGTGCCGACCAACTTGATACAGTGCGCCGTACACTGGGGGCTTTGCGCATAGATATAGCTGAACTGCTGGGGCTGCGCCGCAAAGACGATTTTAAGTTTTTGTTTGTCACCGATTTCCCTCAGTTTGAATATTCGCACGAGGCGGGGCGCTATGTGGCGACTCACCACCCGTTTACTATGCCGTACCCCGAGGATGTGCAGTACCTCACCGATGACCCTGCCCGTGTACGTGCTCAAGCCTACGACGTGGTGCTCAACGGCGTTGAACTTGGCAGCGGCAGTATGCGCATCTACCAAAAAGAGGTGCAGCAAAAAATGTTTGAGGCACTGGGCTTTACAGCAGAGCAAATAGAAGACAGTTTTGGCTTTATGGTAAATGCATTTCAGTACGGCACCCCGCCCCATGGCGGCTTTGCGTTTGGGTTGGACCGCCTTGTTATGTTGATGCTCGGGGAAGATTCGCTGCGCCAGGTCATCGCATTCCCCAAAGCAAAGGATGCCTCCTGCCTAATGACCAATGCACCCGACGAGGTGGACCTAGCACAATTAAAAGTACTGGGCATTACAACGGGTGAGTGGTAATATTACAGCAAGCAGTTGATATTTACAACTTTTACATTTCTGTAATTGAACCAATTGGATTTCAATGGTAGAATAAAGGATAAAAGGGGGCTACACAATGCAACTGACATTTTTAGGCGCAACCCATGAAGTGACCGGGAGCTGTTTTTACCTCGAAGCCTGCGGAAAGCATATCTTAATTGACTGCGGGCTGGAGCAAGGCCCGGATGAGTATCAAAATCAAGAGATTCCCGTCAGCGTATCAGAAATTGACTATGTATTGCTTACCCATGCGCATATCGACCATTCGGGGCGGCTGCCGCTGCTTTATGGCAGAGGCTTTCGCGGTGAAATACACACTACCGGTGCAACTGCCGATTTGTGCGATATTATGTTGCGCGACAGTGCGCACATTCAAATGTTTGAGGCAGAGTGGCGCAACCGAAAAGCAAAGCGTGCCGGGCGTGAGGAATATGTTCCTTTGTACGATATGGAGGATGCAGTAGGCGTTCTCAAGCTGTTTCGTTCGTACGAATACGGTGAAATCATCCACCTGTGCGAAGGTATTCGCATACGCTTTACCGATGTGGGGCATTTACTGGGTTCTGCAAGCATAGAAGTATGGATGGAAGAGGATGGAGCAAGCAAAAAAATAGTATTCTCAGGCGACATCGGTAATTTCAATCAGCCGCTGATCCGCGACCCCCAGTACATCAAAGACGCAGACTATGTGGTGATGGAATCGACCTACGGCGACCGCAGCCATGGTTCACCTCCCGATTACGTAACCGAACTTTCTCATATTATCCAAACAACATTCGACCGAGGCGGAAATGTGGTTATTCCATCGTTTGCGGTGGGGCGCACGCAAGAGCTGTTGTATTTTCTGCGTATAATTAAAGAAAAAGGGCTGGTAAAAGGGCACGAAAACTTCCCCGTTTATGTAGACAGCCCGCTTGCAGTAGAGGCAACCAACATCTTTAACGAGAATGTGCAGGGCTATTTTGATGAAGAAGCACTGCAGCTTGTATCGCAAGGGATTAATCCCATTGCATTTGATGGGCTGAATGTTTCGGTAACAAGCGATGAATCGAAAGCAATCAACTTCGATAAAAAGCCAAAGGTCATTCTATCTGCATCGGGGATGTGCGAGGCAGGCAGAATTAAACATCACCTCAAGCACAACCTTTGGCGCCCCGAATGCACGGTTTTATTTGTGGGTTACCAGGCGCTTGGTACATTGGGACGTGCTTTGCAAGAAGGCGCACAAACCGTAAAGCTGTTTGGTGAAACCATCGAGGTACGTGCGCACATCGAGCGGCTCGAGGGCATCAGCGGGCATGCCGATAAGCAGGGCTTACTGCACTGGCTGCAAGCGTTTGAAAAACATCCGCAGCGTGTGTTTGTGGTGCACGGTGAAAACGGTGTTTGCGAAGCGTTTACCGAATGCCTGCGCGCAGAATATCACTACGATGCAGTGGCACCCTATAGCGGAACAAGTTACGATCTTATAAAGAATATCTGCATCAACGAAGGTGTTAAAACGCCTGCCCATAAAGAAAAAGCGGCAGCGCAGCGGTCATCTGATATGTTTGCCCGCTTGATGGCGGCAGGCAAGCGCCTGATGACAGTAATTGGGCACAACGAGGGCGGTGCAAACAAAGACCTTGCCAAATTTGCAGACCAAATTCATTCGCTCTGTGACAAATGGGATAGGTAGGCGGAGTTTTGCGAGTGAAAAATACAAGGTAACTGAGGTAAGCCTGCCGGAAAGGATTATTATTTATGTATCACAACATTGTATTCGATATTGACGGAACGCTGATTGACACCGAAGAGGTATGCCTGAAAGCTTTGCAAAAGCTTATCCTTTCTAGGCAAGGGCGTGAAGTCTCGCTGGAGGAATGTCTCTTTTCTTTGGGCATCCCCAGCCGAAAAGTTCTGCCGATGATTGGCATGGAGTGTACGGATGAGATTCTCGCCGAATGGGATAGCTATTACGCTGAAATTATTGATACAGCAAAACCGTTTGACGGCGTTATGGAGTTGCTTCATACCTTAAAGGGTTGCCCTGTAAAGCTCGGGATTATCACTTCACGCTCGGAAACAGAAATGGAGTACGACCCGAATATGGAGCTGCTGCTGCCTTATTTTGAAGTGATACTCACCGCCAGCGATACCACCGAGCACAAACCAACGCCTGCACCTATGCTGGAGTATCTGCGCCGAACGGGTGCAAAAGCAGAGGATACCCTTTATATAGGCGATACGGTTTACGATTGCCAATGTGCCAAAGGGGCGGGTACGGCGTTTGCCCTTGCCACATGGGGTGCTGCCTCGCACGAGGGCATTCAAGCCGACCATTTGCCTGCTGCACCTTTAGATTTGCTTGCATTGGCTGCAAAATCTTAAATCAAGGCAGTTTTCGTGTGGTTTTTCTAGAATTATGATGCAACCTATGGTACAATAAAAACGTTACTCTGTTGACACTAGTTTATAACACAACAAAGGAAGCGTTCTTACATGAATGAAAACCGCAAAAAAATCGGCGTACTGGATTCCGGCGTAGGAGGACTTACCGTAGTCAAAGAACTGGAACAGCTTTTGCCGAATGAAGATATTGTTTATTTTGGTGACAATAAAAACTGCCCGTACGGCAACCGTACTGCCGACAATATTGTTGAAATAGCGCACAATACCATCGGCTTTTTACAGAACAAAAGCATTAAAGCTGTAGTGGTCGCCTGCAATACAACCTCATCGTTGATTCATAGGTTCGAAAAGGAATATCCATTTCCCATCTTCAGCATTATCAAGCCTGCTGCACAGTATGTAGTACGGCATAATCTGCCGAGTGTGGGGGTGATTGCGACCCAGCTTACCATTAACACAGGCGCTTATAAAAGGCTTATCCACGAGGGCAATGCCAATATTGCCGTTTACGGCGAACCAAGCCATAATCTGGCGGCTTTGGTAGACAGCGGTAAGTTTGATATGGATGCTATTACCGAAGAAATATCTGTACATATGAACCATTTATTGCAGCAGCACCCTGTAAAACATGTCATCTATGGCTGTACGCATTACCCAATTGTTGCCGATGTATTTGAAAAGGCAGCCCCTGAAGTACATTTTATAAACCCCGCGTTCGAGCAGGCAAAGGCGGTTGCCGAATACCTGAAAGAACACAACCTTTTAAATGATGCAGATGGGCATAGCTTTGATATTTATATGAGCGGGTCTGCCTCGGTTTATGAGGCAATCTTGCAGCGTTTAGAGATTAAAACCCCTGCAAACATCTATTGCGTGTAAAGTAATAGGCTCACCTGTGAAGCAGTTTCGCGGGTGAGTTTTTTTCTAATACAAACCGGTTAAGCAGGGCGCTGATGCCTGCAATGGGGATGCACAAAAGGCTCCACAAAAATGTGTAGAGCGGGCACACCTGCCCCAGTACATTTCCGCGCATATGCGAATAATCCCACACGTCCCATTTCAGCAAGCGGTTTACCAAACAGCCTACGGTAAATTCTACGCCTGTAATCGAAAGCGCACCCAGCAGGCACTTTTTCCAAAGGCAAATTTTTTTACAGCGTTCAAACAGGTTGTTTAAAATTACAAAGCAAACGCCACCTGTAAGTGCCATAGTCCAGTGGGTATATTTGCGCCAAACCACTTCAATAAAAGAATATCCGCAGCATCCAATCAAAAAAACAAGCATACCATTTCGTACGCGGTTCACAAGCAACACCTCGTGGTTACTTTGCGCATTTAAAGGGCAGATATTCGGTATCAACAAATACAAAATTTTTACAATTTCAATTGCAATAACAAGAATTTGAATTGTAATTGTGGTATACTGTTAAGATAAAACAATCGCCCACAGGAGGGGAGTACAACATGAAATATTTGTTGAAGCTTTTTATAAAAAATGCAGATGATACCGAAAATGCTGCTGTTCGGCAGCAGTACGGCGTGCTAAGCAGTGTGGTGGGCATTGTGTGTAATGTACTGCTGTTTACCGTTAAGTTTATTTTGGGTTCGATTGCCAACAGCATTGCAGTTACAGCCGACGCATTCAACAATCTTTCTGATGTAGGCTCATCCATTGTAACATTGGTAGGCTTTAAGATGGCATCGAAGCCTGCGGATCATGAGCATCCTTTTGGGCATGGCAGAATAGAGTATCTTAGTGGTTTGCTTATTTCTTTTTTTATTATGCTGGTTGGTGTAGAAATTGGCAAAAACTCTGTTCGAAAAATAATAAACCCCGAGCCGGTTGAATTCAGCATCGTCGTTGTTATCGGTCTGGCGGTATCCATTTTGGTCAAACTGTGGTTGGGTTTATTCAATAAAAAGCTGGGTCAAAAAATTTCATCTACCGCAATGGAGGCAACTGCGGTTGACAGTATATCGGATGTATGTGCCACTGCGGTAACCCTAATTTCGGTGGTTGCGGCACGTTTTACCCATTTACCGATTGACGGTGTGATGGGGACGATTGTGGCATTGCTCATCTTATATGCAGGTTACGGTGTTGCCAAAGATACGCTCAACCCGCTGCTTGGCGGTCACCCTGACCCCGAATTGGTAAAAAAAATAAAAGATTCGATTCTTGATCATAAAGAAATTTTGGGTATTCACGATTTAATCGTGCATGATTACGGGCCCAGCAGGCGGTTTGCTTCGGTGCATGCCGAGGTTTCGGTTCACAGTGATATTATCCTATCGCATGATGTGATTGACCGTGCCGAACGCGAAATTGCAGAAAACTTGCATGTCGAAATTGTAATCCACCTCGACCCGATAGAGACAGACTGCAAAAAAACCAATGAACTGCGCGCGCTGACTTTAAATTTGGTACAAGAAATCAACCCCGAGTTTACGATCCACGATTTTCGTATGGTGCACGGCGGCACACTCACCAATTTTATATTTGATATCAATATTCCGGTAGAAACCAAGGAAACCGATGATGAAATCAAAGCTGCTATCGCGCAAAAAATCAAAGCAATCAACCCCGAATATTATACCGTTGTAAACATCGACCATACCTTATGTTAACCCATACTCGTCAATTATAATAAATAGGAGATTTTGGATGGATTTTGCCTATACCTTTGAACAGCTCACACAAGAACTATCGATTTGTGTAACACCAGACCATAAATTTGGTACGGATGCATTTTTGCTCTCCCATTTTGCACAGCACCGCCGTAAGGATATTGCCTGCGACCTTGGAACCGGCTGCGGAATCATTCCGCTGCTGTGGTTTCGGTGCGACCCGCCGCAGCGTGTTTACGCGGTGGATATTCAGCCTAAGGCAATTGAACAGTTAAAGATTACAGTAGAGCATAACGGTCTGCACAGCCGCTTAACCCCTGTGCTTGCCGATTTAAAAGCACTTGACGGAATATTACCCAAAGCGCAGTTTGATTTGGTAACCTGCAATCCGCCTTATAAAATTGCAAATACGGGCATTTTAAGCGACCTTA from the Hydrogenoanaerobacterium saccharovorans genome contains:
- a CDS encoding sirohydrochlorin cobaltochelatase; protein product: MNKKALVVISFGTTYPDAMAAIEKIEQRLHNAMPDYDLFRAFTSGMVIRKLQKAQGIAVESPEQLLIRLAEQGYDEIVCQSTHVINGVEYDKMCYQISGQAHKFTSVKLGKPLLSDVQDYIDCCALLMKEVPALGNDEALVLMGHGTDHFANGAYSQLENTFRSLGYERVYVGTVEGFPNLDYVLGRLDKHEIKKVVLMPFMIVAGDHAQNDMAGDDEDSWKMILEQKGYQTQILLQGLGSLDGIGNLFAEHLKKAEEL
- a CDS encoding thymidine kinase; the protein is MPKLYFKYGAMGSSKSAQALMAKFNYEEKGYNVGLMKPALDSRDGADIVKSRIGLTGKGIVITPKMDLNDWFLHNKQYDVLIIDEAQFLTGIQIDQLKEIAMNSVPVLCYGLKTDFRTQMFEGSKRLFEIADSLTEIKSVCKCGRKAEVNARIKDGKIVKEGEQIEIGGNDKYIGLCYHCWQQGKL
- the aspS gene encoding aspartate--tRNA ligase — encoded protein: MKRTGYCGLYREKDVGKTETVMGWVQTKRDMGGVVFIDLRDREGILQVVFDIANLTEEDFATAETLKNESVVAVSGLIRLRDEETLNPKLATGLVELKATQVQLLSEAHPLPFAIEDQTPVREELRLKYRFLDIRRPQMLRNLRFRHQVQKAVQDYLDGDGFLAVETPLLTKSTPEGARDYLVPSRVHESCFYALPQSPQIFKQLLMVGGVDKYYQVARCFRDEDLRADRQPEFTQVDMEMSFVEQEDILQHLERLFKHLFEQTLGICFDEPFLRITWQHAMDVYGTDKPDIRFGLPIVDVSDIASSCGFSVFRNVMEAGGAVRAINVKGGADFTRTVIEELTQKAVSYGAKGMAWIAVKPDGELYSILTKYLTAEEMDAILKAVDAKPGDFVLFCADQLDTVRRTLGALRIDIAELLGLRRKDDFKFLFVTDFPQFEYSHEAGRYVATHHPFTMPYPEDVQYLTDDPARVRAQAYDVVLNGVELGSGSMRIYQKEVQQKMFEALGFTAEQIEDSFGFMVNAFQYGTPPHGGFAFGLDRLVMLMLGEDSLRQVIAFPKAKDASCLMTNAPDEVDLAQLKVLGITTGEW
- a CDS encoding MBL fold metallo-hydrolase RNA specificity domain-containing protein, with the protein product MQLTFLGATHEVTGSCFYLEACGKHILIDCGLEQGPDEYQNQEIPVSVSEIDYVLLTHAHIDHSGRLPLLYGRGFRGEIHTTGATADLCDIMLRDSAHIQMFEAEWRNRKAKRAGREEYVPLYDMEDAVGVLKLFRSYEYGEIIHLCEGIRIRFTDVGHLLGSASIEVWMEEDGASKKIVFSGDIGNFNQPLIRDPQYIKDADYVVMESTYGDRSHGSPPDYVTELSHIIQTTFDRGGNVVIPSFAVGRTQELLYFLRIIKEKGLVKGHENFPVYVDSPLAVEATNIFNENVQGYFDEEALQLVSQGINPIAFDGLNVSVTSDESKAINFDKKPKVILSASGMCEAGRIKHHLKHNLWRPECTVLFVGYQALGTLGRALQEGAQTVKLFGETIEVRAHIERLEGISGHADKQGLLHWLQAFEKHPQRVFVVHGENGVCEAFTECLRAEYHYDAVAPYSGTSYDLIKNICINEGVKTPAHKEKAAAQRSSDMFARLMAAGKRLMTVIGHNEGGANKDLAKFADQIHSLCDKWDR
- a CDS encoding HAD family hydrolase; the protein is MYHNIVFDIDGTLIDTEEVCLKALQKLILSRQGREVSLEECLFSLGIPSRKVLPMIGMECTDEILAEWDSYYAEIIDTAKPFDGVMELLHTLKGCPVKLGIITSRSETEMEYDPNMELLLPYFEVILTASDTTEHKPTPAPMLEYLRRTGAKAEDTLYIGDTVYDCQCAKGAGTAFALATWGAASHEGIQADHLPAAPLDLLALAAKS
- the murI gene encoding glutamate racemase, producing MNENRKKIGVLDSGVGGLTVVKELEQLLPNEDIVYFGDNKNCPYGNRTADNIVEIAHNTIGFLQNKSIKAVVVACNTTSSLIHRFEKEYPFPIFSIIKPAAQYVVRHNLPSVGVIATQLTINTGAYKRLIHEGNANIAVYGEPSHNLAALVDSGKFDMDAITEEISVHMNHLLQQHPVKHVIYGCTHYPIVADVFEKAAPEVHFINPAFEQAKAVAEYLKEHNLLNDADGHSFDIYMSGSASVYEAILQRLEIKTPANIYCV
- a CDS encoding putative ABC transporter permease produces the protein MNRVRNGMLVFLIGCCGYSFIEVVWRKYTHWTMALTGGVCFVILNNLFERCKKICLWKKCLLGALSITGVEFTVGCLVNRLLKWDVWDYSHMRGNVLGQVCPLYTFLWSLLCIPIAGISALLNRFVLEKNSPAKLLHR
- a CDS encoding cation diffusion facilitator family transporter; this encodes MKYLLKLFIKNADDTENAAVRQQYGVLSSVVGIVCNVLLFTVKFILGSIANSIAVTADAFNNLSDVGSSIVTLVGFKMASKPADHEHPFGHGRIEYLSGLLISFFIMLVGVEIGKNSVRKIINPEPVEFSIVVVIGLAVSILVKLWLGLFNKKLGQKISSTAMEATAVDSISDVCATAVTLISVVAARFTHLPIDGVMGTIVALLILYAGYGVAKDTLNPLLGGHPDPELVKKIKDSILDHKEILGIHDLIVHDYGPSRRFASVHAEVSVHSDIILSHDVIDRAEREIAENLHVEIVIHLDPIETDCKKTNELRALTLNLVQEINPEFTIHDFRMVHGGTLTNFIFDINIPVETKETDDEIKAAIAQKIKAINPEYYTVVNIDHTLC
- a CDS encoding tRNA1(Val) (adenine(37)-N6)-methyltransferase, with product MDFAYTFEQLTQELSICVTPDHKFGTDAFLLSHFAQHRRKDIACDLGTGCGIIPLLWFRCDPPQRVYAVDIQPKAIEQLKITVEHNGLHSRLTPVLADLKALDGILPKAQFDLVTCNPPYKIANTGILSDLTSEQIARHEVLCNINDVCAAASQLLKFGGRLCICQRPERLLDVLEAMRKNGIEPKLVRFVQQREGLAPWLFLVQGKKGSKPYLKVEKPLIIEGGGRDGFSDELLKIYGNGKV